Proteins co-encoded in one Xyrauchen texanus isolate HMW12.3.18 chromosome 19, RBS_HiC_50CHRs, whole genome shotgun sequence genomic window:
- the LOC127659552 gene encoding ras-related protein Rab-33A-like, whose translation MAHEFTNSQNANLTSSLDLSTSLDHSVQTRIFKIIVIGDSNVGKTCLTFRFTGRSFPCKTEATIGVDFREKAVEIEGEKIKVQVWDTAGQERFRKSMVEHYYRNVHAVVFVYDVTKMASFQNLKTWIQECNGHGVSSAVPRVLVGNKCDLIDQIQVPSNTALKFADAHNMLLFETSAKDPKESQNVDSIFMCLACRLKAQKYLIYRDVEREDGRVRLTHQPGPKSNCLC comes from the exons ATGGCACATGAATTCACCAACTCACAGAATGCCAACCTCACGTCGTCTCTCGATCTGAGCACGTCGCTGGATCACAGCGTCCAGACGCGCATTTTTAAAATTATTGTGATCGGGGACTCTAATGTGGGTAAGACCTGTTTAACCTTCCGCTTCACCGGCAGATCCTTCCCATGCAAGACTGAAGCCACCATCGGCGTGGATTTCAGGGAGAAAGCCGTGGAGATCGAGGGCGAGAAAATAAAG GTACAAGTATGGGACACAGCAGGCCAGGAACGCTTTCGCAAGAGCATGGTAGAGCATTACTACCGCAACGTCCATGCTGTCGTATTCGTGTACGATGTCACTAAAATGGCCTCTTTCCAGAACTTAAAGACCTGGATTCAGGAGTGCAACGGGCATGGTGTGTCATCCGCTGTGCCTCGTGTCCTGGTGGGCAACAAGTGCGATCTGATTGACCAGATTCAGGTCCCCTCCAACACTGCCCTCAAGTTTGCCGATGCCCATAACATGCTGCTGTTTGAAACGTCAGCCAAAGATCCAAAGGAGAGCCAGAATGTGGACTCCATTTTCATGTGCCTGGCATGTCGTCTAAAAGCCCAAAAGTATTTGATCTACAGAGATGTGgagagagaagatggtagagtcAGATTGACCCATCAACCAGGCCCTAAAAGTAACTGCCTGTGCTGA